Proteins from one Camelina sativa cultivar DH55 chromosome 8, Cs, whole genome shotgun sequence genomic window:
- the LOC104707473 gene encoding uncharacterized protein LOC104707473 isoform X4, translating to MRGVKRAAVSESNDPSFKNAKPIEGTLFGIQKNVAPMQKSSLTSASLDKQRAELARKNVRALNNQFVSWVQLQLKNHPDELWEDGMNDYISHASNILEKFKDVVNWLKENKGQGENVSPESRGAEKKIVADAKNSDVKSVSNNSLFASNSQPGLFSNNPSSNFSSSQSNLSSSQPGAFSSSQFGSTFNSQTGSFGSGQFGVAKSSQPSLLSSSQEGAVSNSQTGSFSSGQFGSAKSSQPSLFSSSQAGAVSNSQTGLFSSGQFGSAKSSQPSLFSSSQAGTVSNSQTGSFSGQFGSAKSSQPSLFPSSQAGAVSTSQPPFSSSNNQNPFSSGAPVPIAVKRDSADDADGDEQPQPSSPSVKKTKEEGVTVVHEVKCKLYVKSSDPADKGWKDRGTGNLSIKCKEGVDKGTKESKPTILVRNDVGKLLLNALLYAGIKTSPQKNALVAIFHSSEDSSENVTPRTFLIRTKTAEARDKLATAIHEYAPSS from the exons ATGAGGGGAGTAAAACGCGCCGCCGTCTCCGAATCTAATGATCCTTCC TTTAAGAATGCTAAACCAATTGAAGGAACCTTATTTGGTATCCAGAAGAATGTGGCACCGATGCAGAAGAGTTCATTAACATCAGCATCATTGGATAAGCAGAGAGCTGAGTTAGCTAGGAAGAATGTGAGAGCTCTTAATAACCAATTTGTAAG TTGGGTGCAGTTACAGCTGAAGAATCATCCTGATGAACTTTGGGAAGATGGGATGAATGACTACATTTCGCATGCTTCCAACATTCTG GAAAAGTTTAAGGATGTTGTCAACTGGCTGAAAGAAAATAAGGGACAGGGAGAGAATGTATCCCCTGAATCTCGTGGAGCAGAGAAGAAAATAGTGGCTGACGCCAAGAATAGCGATGTTAAATCAGTTTCGAATAATAGCCTATTTGCTTCAAACAGTCAGCCTGGGCTCTTCTCAAACAATCCATCTTCCAATTTTTCAAGTAGTCAGTCTAATTTGTCTTCAAGCCAACCTGGAGCATTCTCCAGCAGTCAATTTGGTTCAACATTTAATAGCCAGACTGGGTCTTTTGGCAGTGGCCAGTTTGGTGTCGCCAAAAGCAGCCAACCAAGCCTATTATCCAGCAGTCAAGAAGGAGCAGTCTCTAATAGCCAGACTGGGTCTTTTAGCAGTGGCCAGTTTGGTTCGGCCAAAAGCAGCCAACCAAGCCTGTTTTCCAGCAGTCAAGCAGGAGCAGTCTCTAATAGCCAGACTGGTCTTTTTAGCAGTGGCCAGTTTGGTTCGGCTAAAAGCAGCCAACCAAGCCTATTTTCCAGCAGTCAAGCAGGAACAGTCTCAAATAGCCAGACTGGGTCTTTTAGTGGCCAGTTTGGTTCGGCTAAAAGCAGCCAACCAAGTCTATTTCCCAGCAGTCAAGCGGGAGCAGTCTCTACTAGCCAACCTCCTTTCTCATCTTCGAATAATCAAAACCCTTTTTCATCTGGAG CTCCAGTGCCCATAGCAGTAAAGCGGGATTCTGCAGATGATGCAGATGGTG ATGAACAACCTCAACCGAGCAGCCCATCTGTCAAAAAGACTAAAGAAGAGGGTGTTACTGTGGTTCATGAAGTCAAATGCAAACTTTATGTGAAG TCAAGTGACCCAGCAGATAAAGGTTGGAAAGATAGAGGAACTGGCAATCTCTCTATAAAATGCAAAGAAGGCGTTGACAAGGGgacaaaagaatcaaaacccACAATCCTTGTCCGAAATGAT GTTGGTAAACTGCTTCTGAATGCACTACTGTATGCTGGAATCAAGACGAGCCCACAGAAGAACGCCCTTGTTGCAATATTTCACTCCTCG GAGGACTCCAGCGAGAATGTAACGCCGAGAACCTTTCTGATACGGACAAAGACTGCAGAAGCTAGAGATAAATTAGCAACGGCCATCCATGAATACGCCCCTTCTTCATAA
- the LOC104707472 gene encoding uncharacterized protein LOC104707472: protein MASSMISSSDQRLSTSKRRLKPLMLRDYLLDDLSSCSSNGFKSFPRRQPPSSSSSTVRRLLDAEIKRSGLIHQHHHHHRKQPRLTRRSSRTTCGTAISHAVHKASTAFLNAVRLLPFPSSKGDNNNNKHGVLSRSLSKRLLSKSFWRKPLGHSRREVTGDGDGVIQWWRSVAFEESLDQPFDLISQLSTTVVEEPTFSISAAPITTTVEEFISGDSSSSGSEFFTNSSSEDVVQSSSSSFSSSSSGESEEVSNENDAVEDGNESVECLNAHDCDGSSSVNSNNMCNRKECVNDEKEQLSPVSILECPFKDDEEDDDDDQDGETTDQIDTYEKIARKSRRLNGLVRLEPLDLEKRIENYVERQEEYSFQSLETEDDGSEKRANRLFALVKERIGETNDLLASHVADNLLLDYLQEDDIGPKEETLMVKNVEDWVMGRQEEMFTSWQVREKRDIYVKEMKWGCISGDERQSVVEDLASGFFTSLVDEFIFDIAS, encoded by the exons ATGGCGTCGTCGATGATCAGTTCTTCTGATCAAAGACTTTCAACAAGCAAAAGACGTTTGAAGCCATTGATGTTAAGAGATTACTTACTCGATGATCTCAGTTCTTGTTCATCCAACGGTTTCAAATCTTTCCCACGTCGtcaacctccttcttcatcttcctccacCGTTCGTCGTCTCCTTGACGCCGAGATCAAACGTTCAGGATTGATCCATCagcatcaccatcatcatcgtaAACAACCGCGTCTCACTAGAAGATCAAGCCGTACAACTTGTGGGACGGCGATAAGTCACGCTGTTCATAAAGCCTCCACGGCGTTTCTTAACGCGGTTAGACTTTTGCCGTTCCCGTCTTCTAAGGgagacaataataataataaacatggAGTTTTGTCTAGAAGCTTGTCTAAACGGCTTTTAAGCAAAAGCTTCTGGAGAAAACCCTTAGGTCATTCTCGCCGTGAAGTAACTGGAGACGGAGATGGAGTGATCCAATGGTGGAGATCAGTTGCGTTCGAAGAGAGTTTAGATCAACCGTTCGATCTGATCTCTCAACTCTCCACCACCGTCGTGGAGGAACCAACATTCTCAATCTCAGCAGCTCCGATCACTACGACCGTGGAGGAGTTTATCTCCGGTGACTCATCGAGTTCCGGTAGCGAGTTTTTTACAAACTCATCATCGGAGGACGTTGTacaatcttcttcctcatcgttCTCTTCGTCGTCGAGTGGTGAATCTGAGGAAGTGTCGAACGAAAACGACGCCGTGGAAGACGGGAATGAGAGCGTAGAGTGTTTAAACGCACATGACTGTGACGGATCATCATCTGTCAACAGCAACAACATGTGTAACAGAAAG GAATGTGTGAATGATGAAAAAGAACAACTTAGTCCCGTATCAATCTTGGAATGCCCTTTtaaagacgatgaagaagatgatgatgatgatcaagacgGTGAAACCACCGACCAAATTG ATACATATGAGAAAATTGCTAGAAAAAGCAGGAGATTAAATGGTTTGGTACGGCTTGAGCCACTAGACTTGGAGAAACGCATAGAGAATTATGTAGAGAGACAAGAAGAGTACTCATTTCAGTCATTGGAAACCGAAGATGATGGATCAGAAAAACGCGCAAACCGCTTGTTTGCTCTAGTGAAAGAGAGAATTGGCGAAACAAACGACCTACTAGCTTCTCATGTAGCAGATAATCTATTGTTAGATTATCTTCAAGAAGATGATATTGGGCCAAAAGAGGAGA CATTGATGGTGAAGAATGTAGAAGATTGGGTTATGGGGAGACAAGAAGAGATGTTTACGAGTTGgcaagtgagagagaagagagatatataCGTGAAGGAAATGAAATGGGGTTGCATTAGTGGAGATGAGAGACAAAGTGTGGTTGAAGATTTGGCTAGTGGGTTTTTCACTTCCTTGGTGGATGAATTCATCTTCGACATCGCTTCGTAa
- the LOC104709671 gene encoding putative F-box/kelch-repeat protein At4g11770, translated as MTNHEVYIPDDLLLNCLVRVSRLYYPILSLVSKRFRSIVTSIELYQIRTLLRRTENCLYVRLRFGSESLPRWFALCRRPTRIHTPTTPNPNPNSRWFSSCFSSHRNLTNHARKEVKKSTDEYILFSTPTTKNNSSRCLVTFNPIGPSINMVSSYINGAFMSKVFLFMDSRSNLWYDAPNMTVARKRPIMSVLDGKLYVVEGCKDSDSSNLIEFFDPKTQIWEHVPCPSTEILGRIVSKTLVIDGKLYVFGDKNVVYVPNDNRWYVVALDMFSSLVTHYSSCVIGNVSYIVLSGLLLWYHSVERSWRFVTGLENLPRLRTRREFVRLVDFGGKLAIVWEKKVSGIYLKLAIYLKVTCLLEFISIHI; from the coding sequence ATGACGAACCACGAAGTGTACATCCCTGATGATTTGCTGTTGAACTGTTTAGTCCGTGTCTCGAGATTGTACTACCCGATCCTCTCGTTAGTTTCCAAGAGATTCCGCTCCATCGTTACATCAATTGAGCTTTACCAGATCCGAACGCTCTTAAGACGCACCGAGAATTGTCTTTATGTGCGCTTACGTTTCGGTTCTGAATCTCTGCCACGTTGGTTCGCTCTGTGCCGAAGACCAACTCGAATCCATACCCCTACTAcgcctaaccctaaccctaactcACGATGGTTCAGCTCCTGCTTTAGCTCACATAGAAACCTAACGAATCACGCTAGGAAGGAAGTCAAAAAGTCAACTGATGAATATATTTTGTTCTCCACACCAACTACTAAAAACAACTCTTCCCGGTGTCTTGTGACTTTTAACCCAATTGGTCCTAGTATCAACATGGTAAGCAGCTACATCAATGGTGCGTTCATGTCTAAGGTCTTCCTCTTTATGGATTCTCGGTCTAACCTCTGGTACGATGCTCCAAACATGACGGTGGCCCGAAAGCGTCCCATCATGAGTGTTCTTGATGGGAAATTATATGTAGTGGAAGGCTGCAAAGATTCCGATTCCTCGAATTTGATCGAGTTTTTCGATCCCAAAACACAAATATGGGAGCATGTGCCATGCCCTAGCACGGAGATACTAGGACGTATAGTATCAAAAACCTTAGTCATCGACGGAAAGCTTTACGTGTTCGGGGATAAAAATGTGGTTTACGTACCCAATGATAATAGATGGTATGTGGTAGCATTGGATATGTTTTCCAGTTTGGTTACCCATTATTCTTCTTGCGTTATAGGTAATGTAAGTTATATTGTACTCTCCGGTTTACTCCTATGGTACCACTCCGTGGAAAGATCGTGGAGATTTGTGACCGGTTTGGAGAATTTACCTAGATTACGAACTCGTCGTGAGTTTGTTAGACTGGTTGATTTTGGTGGAAAGCTCGCGATTGTGTGGGAGAAGAAAGTGAGTGGAATTTATTTGAAGCTCGCGATTTATTTGAAAGTGACGTGTTTATTGGAATTTATTTctattcatatttga
- the LOC104709669 gene encoding FAS1 domain-containing protein SELMODRAFT_448915-like yields MATSSHLLLLFLITAVVSSFTSAASPPYLTSQDHQHADRIIEAMIGAGDFRGWAADFLSAVDDQFGIPLSATIFIPSDFDSADVSSNGDNATPRRLSVAYHIVPQRLSFTDLQILKPLSRLPTLLHGNSIVVTNNSVSGYTLDGVLVSEPDLFISSSVAIHGVASTLDFSRYGGFGNDDDTAFAESLRRRGGGHGDLGNGDTNLTTSASLFTGHYSVGSFLLPLAALTWF; encoded by the coding sequence ATGGCCACCTCAAGccatctccttctcctctttctcatcACCGCCGTCGTCTCATCCTTTACCTCCGCCGCTTCTCCTCCGTATCTCACGTCGCAAGATCATCAACACGCCGACAGAATCATCGAAGCAATGATCGGAGCCGGAGATTTTCGTGGATGGGCCGCCGATTTCCTCTCCGCCGTCGACGACCAGTTCGGTATCCCTCTCTCCGCCACCATTTTCATCCCAAGCGACTTCGACTCCGCCGACGTCTCGTCCAACGGCGACAATGCTACTCCACGTCGTCTCTCCGTCGCTTATCACATCGTACCTCAACGTCTCTCCTTCACCGATCTCCAAATCTTGAAACCACTCTCTCGTCTCCCGACTCTTCTCCATGGAAACTCGATCGTCGTCACTAACAACTCTGTTTCCGGTTATACTCTCGACGGCGTTCTTGTATCTGAACCGGatcttttcatctcttcttctgttgctaTTCATGGTGTTGCTTCGACGCTTGATTTCTCACGTTACGGCGGTTTTGGTAACGATGATGATACTGCCTTTGCTGAAAGTCTCCGTCGTCGTGGTGGTGGTCACGGCGATCTTGGTAACGGCGATACTAATCTAACCACCTCTGCTTCGTTGTTCACTGGACATTACTCTGTTGGCTCGTTCTTGCTTCCATTGGCGGCTCTGACTTGGTTCTGA
- the LOC104707473 gene encoding uncharacterized protein LOC104707473 isoform X2, producing MRGVKRAAVSESNDPSFKNAKPIEGTLFGIQKNVAPMQKSSLTSASLDKQRAELARKNVRALNNQFVSWVQLQLKNHPDELWEDGMNDYISHASNILEKFKDVVNWLKENKGQGENVSPESRGAEKKIVADAKNSDVKSVSNNSLFASNSQPGLFSNNPSSNFSSSQSNLSSSQPGAFSSSQFGSTFNSQTGSFGSGQFGVAKSSQPSLLSSSQEGAVSNSQTGSFSSGQFGSAKSSQPSLFSSSQAGAVSNSQTGLFSSGQFGSAKSSQPSLFSSSQAGTVSNSQTGSFSGQFGSAKSSQPSLFPSSQAGAVSTSQPPFSSSNNQNPFSSGAPVPIAVKRDSADDADGEDEQPQPSSPSVKKTKEEGVTVVHEVKCKLYVKSSDPADKGWKDRGTGNLSIKCKEGVDKGTKESKPTILVRNDVGKLLLNALLYAGIKTSPQKNALVAIFHSSEDSSENVTPRTFLIRTKTAEARDKLATAIHEYAPSS from the exons ATGAGGGGAGTAAAACGCGCCGCCGTCTCCGAATCTAATGATCCTTCC TTTAAGAATGCTAAACCAATTGAAGGAACCTTATTTGGTATCCAGAAGAATGTGGCACCGATGCAGAAGAGTTCATTAACATCAGCATCATTGGATAAGCAGAGAGCTGAGTTAGCTAGGAAGAATGTGAGAGCTCTTAATAACCAATTTGTAAG TTGGGTGCAGTTACAGCTGAAGAATCATCCTGATGAACTTTGGGAAGATGGGATGAATGACTACATTTCGCATGCTTCCAACATTCTG GAAAAGTTTAAGGATGTTGTCAACTGGCTGAAAGAAAATAAGGGACAGGGAGAGAATGTATCCCCTGAATCTCGTGGAGCAGAGAAGAAAATAGTGGCTGACGCCAAGAATAGCGATGTTAAATCAGTTTCGAATAATAGCCTATTTGCTTCAAACAGTCAGCCTGGGCTCTTCTCAAACAATCCATCTTCCAATTTTTCAAGTAGTCAGTCTAATTTGTCTTCAAGCCAACCTGGAGCATTCTCCAGCAGTCAATTTGGTTCAACATTTAATAGCCAGACTGGGTCTTTTGGCAGTGGCCAGTTTGGTGTCGCCAAAAGCAGCCAACCAAGCCTATTATCCAGCAGTCAAGAAGGAGCAGTCTCTAATAGCCAGACTGGGTCTTTTAGCAGTGGCCAGTTTGGTTCGGCCAAAAGCAGCCAACCAAGCCTGTTTTCCAGCAGTCAAGCAGGAGCAGTCTCTAATAGCCAGACTGGTCTTTTTAGCAGTGGCCAGTTTGGTTCGGCTAAAAGCAGCCAACCAAGCCTATTTTCCAGCAGTCAAGCAGGAACAGTCTCAAATAGCCAGACTGGGTCTTTTAGTGGCCAGTTTGGTTCGGCTAAAAGCAGCCAACCAAGTCTATTTCCCAGCAGTCAAGCGGGAGCAGTCTCTACTAGCCAACCTCCTTTCTCATCTTCGAATAATCAAAACCCTTTTTCATCTGGAG CTCCAGTGCCCATAGCAGTAAAGCGGGATTCTGCAGATGATGCAGATGGTG AAGATGAACAACCTCAACCGAGCAGCCCATCTGTCAAAAAGACTAAAGAAGAGGGTGTTACTGTGGTTCATGAAGTCAAATGCAAACTTTATGTGAAG TCAAGTGACCCAGCAGATAAAGGTTGGAAAGATAGAGGAACTGGCAATCTCTCTATAAAATGCAAAGAAGGCGTTGACAAGGGgacaaaagaatcaaaacccACAATCCTTGTCCGAAATGAT GTTGGTAAACTGCTTCTGAATGCACTACTGTATGCTGGAATCAAGACGAGCCCACAGAAGAACGCCCTTGTTGCAATATTTCACTCCTCG GAGGACTCCAGCGAGAATGTAACGCCGAGAACCTTTCTGATACGGACAAAGACTGCAGAAGCTAGAGATAAATTAGCAACGGCCATCCATGAATACGCCCCTTCTTCATAA
- the LOC104707471 gene encoding putative F-box/kelch-repeat protein At4g11750 produces MRNSQVDLPYLPDDLWLNCLARVSRLYYPILSLVSKRFRSLVASLELYEIRTLLGNTENCLYVNLRFSSKPHTRWFTLCQRSTRSPNPNPNFNSRWFASCFRPHSVLTNHTMVSVPTHNLTSPTELTRNRIAIDSNIYMIGVLGDGAFSSRIFFMDCRSHTFHKTPSIQTAQKNPLIRVLDGKIYVVEGCNDPDYSNFIECLDPETQTWEHVPSPSADIRGRYVSASLVLDGKLYLFGDKNLVYKPKENKWDVVGLEIPLRWNPTDFVGAVVDNVIYAFGRRRMRVVWYDSKGRQWRYLKGLGKLPKLPKQCLCVRLVGYSGKIVVLWEKDVRGTDPEKKMIWCAEIALERRNGREVFGKIEWCDVVLTVPQSCSLLHFTTVTV; encoded by the coding sequence ATGAGGAATTCACAGGTTGATTTGCCTTATCTTCCTGATGATTTGTGGTTGAACTGTTTAGCCCGTGTCTCGAGATTGTACTACCCGATTCTCTCCTTAGTTTCCAAGAGATTCCGCTCTCTCGTGGCATCGCTTGAGCTTTACGAGATTCGAACGCTCTTAGGAAACACCGAGAATTGTCTTTATGTGAACTTACGTTTCAGTTCTAAACCTCACACACGTTGGTTCACTCTATGCCAAAGATCAACTCGAagccctaaccctaaccctaacttTAACTCACGATGGTTCGCTTCCTGCTTTAGACCACATAGTGTCCTAACGAATCACACTATGGTCTCAGTTCCAACTCACAATCTCACTTCTCCGACTGAGTTGACTCGTAATCGTATCGCCATtgattctaatatatatatgattggcGTATTAGGAGATGGCGCCTTCTCGTCTAGGATCTTCTTCATGGACTGCCGGTCTCACACTTTTCACAAAACTCCAAGCATACAGACAGCCCAAAAGAATCCCttaattagggttcttgatgGGAAAATATATGTAGTGGAAGGATGCAATGATCCTGATTACTCGAACTTTATCGAGTGTTTGGATCCCGAAACCCAAACATGGGAGCATGTGCCAAGCCCTAGCGCGGATATACGTGGTAGGTACGTATCAGCAAGTTTAGTTTTGGACGGGAAGCTTTACCTGTTTGGGGATAAAAATCTGGTTTACAAgcccaaagaaaataaatgggATGTGGTAGGATTAGAGATACCTTTGCGTTGGAATCCCACTGATTTTGTTGGCGCAGTAGTAGACAACGTAATCTACGCTTTTGGAAGACGTAGAATGAGAGTGGTGTGGTACGACTCAAAGGGAAGACAATGGAGATATTTGAAGGGTTTGGGAAAACTACCAAAATTACCAAAGCAATGTCTTTGTGTTAGATTGGTGGGTTATAGTGGAAAGATTGTGGTTTTGTGGGAGAAGGATGTGCGTGGTACAGATCCtgaaaagaagatgatttggtgTGCTGAGATTGCGCTTGAAAGGCGTAACGGACGAGAGGTTTTTGGGAAGATTGAGTGGTGTGACGTTGTGCTTACTGTCCCCCAGTCATGTTCTTTATTGCATTTTACGACTGTTACTGTTTGA
- the LOC104707473 gene encoding uncharacterized protein LOC104707473 isoform X3, which yields MRGVKRAAVSESNDPSFKNAKPIEGTLFGIQKNVAPMQKSSLTSASLDKQRAELARKNVRALNNQFVSWVQLQLKNHPDELWEDGMNDYISHASNILEKFKDVVNWLKENKGQGENVSPESRGAEKKIVADAKNSDVKSVSNNSLFASNSQPGLFSNNPSSNFSSSQSNLSSSQPGAFSSSQFGSTFNSQTGSFGSGQFGVAKSSQPSLLSSSQEGAVSNSQTGSFSSGQFGSAKSSQPSLFSSSQAGAVSNSQTGLFSSGQFGSAKSSQPSLFSSSQAGTVSNSQTGSFSGQFGSAKSSQPSLFPSSQAGAVSTSQPPFSSSNNQNPFSSGAAPVPIAVKRDSADDADGDEQPQPSSPSVKKTKEEGVTVVHEVKCKLYVKSSDPADKGWKDRGTGNLSIKCKEGVDKGTKESKPTILVRNDVGKLLLNALLYAGIKTSPQKNALVAIFHSSEDSSENVTPRTFLIRTKTAEARDKLATAIHEYAPSS from the exons ATGAGGGGAGTAAAACGCGCCGCCGTCTCCGAATCTAATGATCCTTCC TTTAAGAATGCTAAACCAATTGAAGGAACCTTATTTGGTATCCAGAAGAATGTGGCACCGATGCAGAAGAGTTCATTAACATCAGCATCATTGGATAAGCAGAGAGCTGAGTTAGCTAGGAAGAATGTGAGAGCTCTTAATAACCAATTTGTAAG TTGGGTGCAGTTACAGCTGAAGAATCATCCTGATGAACTTTGGGAAGATGGGATGAATGACTACATTTCGCATGCTTCCAACATTCTG GAAAAGTTTAAGGATGTTGTCAACTGGCTGAAAGAAAATAAGGGACAGGGAGAGAATGTATCCCCTGAATCTCGTGGAGCAGAGAAGAAAATAGTGGCTGACGCCAAGAATAGCGATGTTAAATCAGTTTCGAATAATAGCCTATTTGCTTCAAACAGTCAGCCTGGGCTCTTCTCAAACAATCCATCTTCCAATTTTTCAAGTAGTCAGTCTAATTTGTCTTCAAGCCAACCTGGAGCATTCTCCAGCAGTCAATTTGGTTCAACATTTAATAGCCAGACTGGGTCTTTTGGCAGTGGCCAGTTTGGTGTCGCCAAAAGCAGCCAACCAAGCCTATTATCCAGCAGTCAAGAAGGAGCAGTCTCTAATAGCCAGACTGGGTCTTTTAGCAGTGGCCAGTTTGGTTCGGCCAAAAGCAGCCAACCAAGCCTGTTTTCCAGCAGTCAAGCAGGAGCAGTCTCTAATAGCCAGACTGGTCTTTTTAGCAGTGGCCAGTTTGGTTCGGCTAAAAGCAGCCAACCAAGCCTATTTTCCAGCAGTCAAGCAGGAACAGTCTCAAATAGCCAGACTGGGTCTTTTAGTGGCCAGTTTGGTTCGGCTAAAAGCAGCCAACCAAGTCTATTTCCCAGCAGTCAAGCGGGAGCAGTCTCTACTAGCCAACCTCCTTTCTCATCTTCGAATAATCAAAACCCTTTTTCATCTGGAG CAGCTCCAGTGCCCATAGCAGTAAAGCGGGATTCTGCAGATGATGCAGATGGTG ATGAACAACCTCAACCGAGCAGCCCATCTGTCAAAAAGACTAAAGAAGAGGGTGTTACTGTGGTTCATGAAGTCAAATGCAAACTTTATGTGAAG TCAAGTGACCCAGCAGATAAAGGTTGGAAAGATAGAGGAACTGGCAATCTCTCTATAAAATGCAAAGAAGGCGTTGACAAGGGgacaaaagaatcaaaacccACAATCCTTGTCCGAAATGAT GTTGGTAAACTGCTTCTGAATGCACTACTGTATGCTGGAATCAAGACGAGCCCACAGAAGAACGCCCTTGTTGCAATATTTCACTCCTCG GAGGACTCCAGCGAGAATGTAACGCCGAGAACCTTTCTGATACGGACAAAGACTGCAGAAGCTAGAGATAAATTAGCAACGGCCATCCATGAATACGCCCCTTCTTCATAA
- the LOC104707473 gene encoding uncharacterized protein LOC104707473 isoform X1, producing MRGVKRAAVSESNDPSFKNAKPIEGTLFGIQKNVAPMQKSSLTSASLDKQRAELARKNVRALNNQFVSWVQLQLKNHPDELWEDGMNDYISHASNILEKFKDVVNWLKENKGQGENVSPESRGAEKKIVADAKNSDVKSVSNNSLFASNSQPGLFSNNPSSNFSSSQSNLSSSQPGAFSSSQFGSTFNSQTGSFGSGQFGVAKSSQPSLLSSSQEGAVSNSQTGSFSSGQFGSAKSSQPSLFSSSQAGAVSNSQTGLFSSGQFGSAKSSQPSLFSSSQAGTVSNSQTGSFSGQFGSAKSSQPSLFPSSQAGAVSTSQPPFSSSNNQNPFSSGAAPVPIAVKRDSADDADGEDEQPQPSSPSVKKTKEEGVTVVHEVKCKLYVKSSDPADKGWKDRGTGNLSIKCKEGVDKGTKESKPTILVRNDVGKLLLNALLYAGIKTSPQKNALVAIFHSSEDSSENVTPRTFLIRTKTAEARDKLATAIHEYAPSS from the exons ATGAGGGGAGTAAAACGCGCCGCCGTCTCCGAATCTAATGATCCTTCC TTTAAGAATGCTAAACCAATTGAAGGAACCTTATTTGGTATCCAGAAGAATGTGGCACCGATGCAGAAGAGTTCATTAACATCAGCATCATTGGATAAGCAGAGAGCTGAGTTAGCTAGGAAGAATGTGAGAGCTCTTAATAACCAATTTGTAAG TTGGGTGCAGTTACAGCTGAAGAATCATCCTGATGAACTTTGGGAAGATGGGATGAATGACTACATTTCGCATGCTTCCAACATTCTG GAAAAGTTTAAGGATGTTGTCAACTGGCTGAAAGAAAATAAGGGACAGGGAGAGAATGTATCCCCTGAATCTCGTGGAGCAGAGAAGAAAATAGTGGCTGACGCCAAGAATAGCGATGTTAAATCAGTTTCGAATAATAGCCTATTTGCTTCAAACAGTCAGCCTGGGCTCTTCTCAAACAATCCATCTTCCAATTTTTCAAGTAGTCAGTCTAATTTGTCTTCAAGCCAACCTGGAGCATTCTCCAGCAGTCAATTTGGTTCAACATTTAATAGCCAGACTGGGTCTTTTGGCAGTGGCCAGTTTGGTGTCGCCAAAAGCAGCCAACCAAGCCTATTATCCAGCAGTCAAGAAGGAGCAGTCTCTAATAGCCAGACTGGGTCTTTTAGCAGTGGCCAGTTTGGTTCGGCCAAAAGCAGCCAACCAAGCCTGTTTTCCAGCAGTCAAGCAGGAGCAGTCTCTAATAGCCAGACTGGTCTTTTTAGCAGTGGCCAGTTTGGTTCGGCTAAAAGCAGCCAACCAAGCCTATTTTCCAGCAGTCAAGCAGGAACAGTCTCAAATAGCCAGACTGGGTCTTTTAGTGGCCAGTTTGGTTCGGCTAAAAGCAGCCAACCAAGTCTATTTCCCAGCAGTCAAGCGGGAGCAGTCTCTACTAGCCAACCTCCTTTCTCATCTTCGAATAATCAAAACCCTTTTTCATCTGGAG CAGCTCCAGTGCCCATAGCAGTAAAGCGGGATTCTGCAGATGATGCAGATGGTG AAGATGAACAACCTCAACCGAGCAGCCCATCTGTCAAAAAGACTAAAGAAGAGGGTGTTACTGTGGTTCATGAAGTCAAATGCAAACTTTATGTGAAG TCAAGTGACCCAGCAGATAAAGGTTGGAAAGATAGAGGAACTGGCAATCTCTCTATAAAATGCAAAGAAGGCGTTGACAAGGGgacaaaagaatcaaaacccACAATCCTTGTCCGAAATGAT GTTGGTAAACTGCTTCTGAATGCACTACTGTATGCTGGAATCAAGACGAGCCCACAGAAGAACGCCCTTGTTGCAATATTTCACTCCTCG GAGGACTCCAGCGAGAATGTAACGCCGAGAACCTTTCTGATACGGACAAAGACTGCAGAAGCTAGAGATAAATTAGCAACGGCCATCCATGAATACGCCCCTTCTTCATAA